In Pseudomonas abieticivorans, the genomic window ATCAGCACGTCGCCTTCGTCCAGCTCAAGGGCGATCAGGCCCACGCTGCGTTGACGGCTGAAGGATTCCAGCGGGGTCTTCTTCACGGTGCCGTTGGCGGTAGCCATGAAGATGAAGTGGCCTTCGGTGTATTCCTCGACCGGCAGCATGGTGGTGATGTACTCGCCATCGTCCAGCGGCAGCAGGTTGACCAGCGGGCGACCACGGGCGGCACGCGAGGCTTCCGGGATCTCGTAGGTCTTGAGCCAGTACACCTTGCCTTTGCTGGAGAACAGCAGCAGCGTGGTGTGGCTGTTAGCAACCAGCAAGTGGGCGATGTAGTCCTCGTCCTTCACGCCGGTCGCCGACTTGCCCTTGCCGCCACGGCGCTGGGCCTGGTAGGCAGCCAACGGCTGGGTCTTGGCGTAGCCGCCGTGGGAGATGGTCACCACGCGCTCTTCTTCCGGGATCATGTCACCCAGGGTCAGGTCCAGGCGCGCATCGAGGATCTCGGTGCGGCGCACGTCGCCGTATTCGGCGCGGATCAGTTCCAGCTCTTCGCGGATCACTTCCATCAGGCGCTCGGCGCTGCTGAGGATGCGGATCAGTTCGCCGATCTGGTTGAGGATCTCCTGGTACTCGGCCAGTAGCTTCTCGTGCTCAAGGCCGGTCAGGCGGTGCAGGCGCAGCTCAAGGATGGCCTGGGCCTGTTCCGGCGACAGGAAGTACTTGCCGTCACGCAGGCCGTATTGTGGGTCCAGGGTTTCCGGACGGCACGAGTCGGCACCGGCGCGCTCGACCATCGCCACCACGGCGCTGGATTCCCACGGCATGTTGATCAGTGCTTCGCGGGCTTCGGACGGGGTTGGCGAAGCCTTGATCAGGGCGATGACCGGGTCGATGTTGGACAGGGCGACCGCCTGGCCTTCAAGGATGTGGCCGCGCTCGCGGGCCTTGCGCAGTTCGAACACGGTACGGCGGGTAACCACTTCGCGACGGTGGCGAACGAAGGCTTCCAGCAGGTCCTTGAGGTTAAGGATGCGTGGGCGGCCGTCGATCAGGGCCACGACGTTGATGCCGAACACGGCCTGCATCTGGGTCTGGGCGTAGAGGTTGTTGAGGATCACCTCTGGCACTTCGCCACGGCGCAGCTCGATCACGATGCGCATGCCGTCCTTGTCGGACTCGTCGCGCAGCTCGGTGATGCCTTCCAGCTTCTTCTCTTTGACCAGCTCCGCGATCTTCTCGATCAAGCGGGCTTTGTTCAGTTGGTACGGAAGCTCGGTGACCACGATCTGCTGGCGGCCGCCGACCTTGTCGATGTCTTCGACCGTGGAGCGGGCGCGCATGTAGATGCGACCGCGACCGGTGCGGTAGGCCTCGACGATACCGGCGCGGCCGTTGATGATCGCGGCAGTCGGGAAGTCGGGGCCGGGGATGAACTGCATCAGCTCATCGATGGTGATGTCGGCGTTGTCGATCAGCGCCAGGCAACCGTCGATGACTTCACCCAGGTTGTGCGGCGGAATGTTGGTGGCCATGCCCACGGCGATGCCGCTGGAGCCGTTGACCAGCAAGTTGGGGATACGGGTGGGCATGACCGCCGGGATCAGCTCGGTGCCGTCGTAGTTGGGCACCCAGTCGACCGTTTCTTTATGCAGGTCGGCCAGCAGTTCGTGGGCCAGCTTGGTCATGCGCACTTCGGTGTATCGCATGGCCGCGGCGTTGTCGCCGTCCACCGAACCGAAGTTGCCCTGGCCGTCGACCAGCAGGTAGCGCAGCGAGAAAGGCTGGGCCATACGTACGATGGTGTCGTACACCGCGGTATCACCGTGCGGGTGATACTTACCGATCACGTCACCGACCACACGAGCGGATTTCTTGTACGGTTTGTTCCAGTCGTTACCCAGTTCGCTCATTGCGAACAGAACACGGCGATGCACGGGCTTCAAGCCATCACGCGCATCCGGCAGTGCCCGCCCGACGATCACGCTCATCGCGTAGTCAAGGTAGGACTGTTTCAGCTCGTCTTCGATATTGACCGGGAGGATTTCTTTGGCCAGTTCGCCCATGAGAAGCCTGATTCCTTTTTCTGGTGAAACCCCGTCACATCCATATGGGACGAACGAAGCTCGGCGCCGCAGGCGGTTTGCCATGCAGCGACATACGACAAATCAACGAGTTAAACCACGGATCTGCGCAATTGAGGCCGCCCCAACGAGCGACCCTGGAAACCGCCGGATATTACCACAATCGCCGTCAGGGACCTATCCCCTGAAAGCCTGGCAAAACCATTAATCGACGGATGATCGCGCTTGTGGGGGCTTTGAGGGGGTTTTGGCGAAAAATCGGCAATTACACACACTGAAACCCATCGTCACGCTGCAGGCGGCCCGAGAGGTATAAATTCCAACCTCCACTCACTGGAGACAATGGAATGCCTCTATACACTGCGAAAAATCTGCGCCAAGGGCGCTTTTCCGAGCATGGCCGCATTCACCTGGTGACCACGGTAATTCAGCACCGAGAAGCGATTTTCAGGGACTGGCAAACCGCCAGAGGGCTAATCGAGGCGCTAAAGCTCGAACACGACGACGGCATCGCCGAATCGAATGCCTGGGTGATCATGCCAGACCACCTGCATTGGCTGGTGCAGTTGCGGGCAGGCACCCTGGGCGATTTGCTGCGACGGATCAAGGCGCACTCCAGCCACAGCATCAACCGCCACCTGGGCCGCAGCGGACCATTGTGGCAAAAGGGATACCATGATCGGGCCTTGCGAAAGGAAGACGACATTAAAGTTGCCGCGAGATACATCATCGCCAACCCATTGCGTGCCGGGCTGGTAAAACACATCGGGGATTACCCCTTATGGGACGCCAAATGGCTGTAGCAGCGGATTTATCCGCGAAGCAAGCACTGAGGTATGCCTGAGCCTGCGCGGTGGGTTTTTCGCGGATGAATCCGCTCCTACAGGAGGGGTGCAGGTGACAATATAGGGATAAGTAGGAGCGGATTTATCCGCGAAGCAAGCACCGAGGTATGCCTGAGCTTGCGCGGTGGGTTTTTCGCGGATGAATCCGCTCCTACAGGAGGGGTGCAGGTGACAATATAGGGATAAGTAGGAGCGGATTTATCCGCGAAGCAAGCACCGAGGTATGCCTGACCCTGCGCGGTGGTTTTTCGCGGATGAATCCGCTCCTACAGGAGGGTGCAGGTGACAATATAGGGATAAGTAGGAGCGGATTTATCCGCGAAGCAAACACCGAGGTATGCCTGACCCTGCGCGGTGGTTTTTCGCGGATGAATGCGCTCCTACAGGAGGGTGCAGGTGACAATATAGGGATAAGTAGGAGCGGATTTATCCGCGAAGCAAGCACTGAGGTATGCCTGACCCTGCGCGGTGGGTTTTTCGCGGATGAATCCGCTCCTACAGGAGGGTGCAGGTGACAATATACGGATAAGTAGGAGCGGATTTATCCGCGAAGCAAGCACTGAGGTATGCCTGACCCTGCGCGGTGGGTTTTTCGCAGATGAATCCGCTCCTACAGGAGGGTGCAGGTGACAATATACGGATAAGTAGGAGCGGATTTATCCGCGAAGCAAGCACTGAGGTATGCCTGACCCTGCGCGGTGGGTTTTTCGCGGATGAATCCGCTCCTACAGGAGGGTGCAGGTGACAATATACGGATAAGTAGGAGCGGATTTATCCGCGAAGCAAGCACTGAGGTATGCCTGAGCCTGCGCGGTGGGTTTTTCGCAGATGAATCCGCTCCTACAGGAGGGTGCAGGTGACAATATACGGATAAGTAGGAGCGGATTTATCCGCGAAGCAAGCACTGAGGTATGCCTGACCCTGCGCGGTGGGTTTTTCGCGGATGAATCCGCTCCTACAGGAGGGTGCAGGTGACAATATAGGCATATGTAGGAGCGGATTTATCCGCGAAGCAAGCACCGAGTCCTGCACTACTTCAAAGCGGGCGGTCAAGAAACAACAAGCGTGCTGCTAGCGCTGCCATCACTGCAGCAAAACCATAAGTTCCCAGACGCGTGGAGATCCCGCCGCTGCCCAGTTTCCCTCTTAGCTGGCCGGCACACATCCCAAGTACGGTATGGAAGATGAGCGCGATCACCGCGAGCAGCGTTCCAAGGAACATTAATTGGAGGCTAACATCGCCATTTGTTGCGCTGACGAATTGAGGCAGGAATACCATAAAGAATAAAAGAGCCTTAGGATTCAATAGGCTGTTGAGGGTGGCTTGAGCGAAGATCTTCCACAGGGAAGCCAACTGAGGTTGAGTGTTTTGAGGCACCGCTGGCGTTTTTAAAGCTTGCCAGGCGATCCATATGAGATAAAACGCCCCGGCTAAGCGCAGTAGTTCAAATGCTGGTGCCCAGCTCATTACCATTGCGCCAATACCTGCGCTGACCAAAGCGGTCATTAGCACGTCAGAAAAGGAAATCCCAAGAGCGGCAGCGAAGCCCGCACGTCGACCATGGGCCAACGCATGGCTCGTCACAAAAGCCATGTTCGGGCCCGGGACGATCAACAGGAGTATGGCGGCGCCAACGAACAGATAGAGATTGGCTGCATCAGGCATGGGCATCACTCCGTAGGATTGAGCGACGACGGTAAGTGAACTATTGATATTGGGGTAGCTACAGTCAGAGCCAATCTAATAACAACAGTCGACTTCCAGGGAGCGAGCTACGCCTGAGCCTGCGCGGTGGGTTTTTCGCGGGTGAATCCGCTCCTACAGTTAGTGCAACCGCTTGCGGCACATCAACAATGCCATTTTGGCGGTATCGGGGCGCTCCACGATGCCTTTTTCGGTCACGATCGCATCGATCAGGTCGGCAGGGGTCACGTCGAACACTGGGTTGAAGGCCTCAACATCCGCCCCTACCCGCTTGCCGCCGATTTCCAGCAATTCACTGCCGTCGCGCTCTTCGATCGGGATCTCTTCGCCGCTGGCCAGGCTCATGTCGATGGTGGAGCTGGGCGCCACGACCATGAAGCGCACGCCATGGTGCATGGCGGTGACGGCCAATTGATAAGTGCCGATTTTGTTGGCCACATCGCCGTTGGCGGTGATGCGGTCGGCGCCGACGATGACCCAGGTGATGCCCTTGGTCTTCATCAGGTGCGCGGCGGCCGAGTCTGCGTTGACGGTGACTGGAATGCCTTCGTTGGCCAACTCCCAGGCCGTCAGGCGCGAGCCCTGCAGCCAAGGGCGGGTTTCGTCGGCGTAAACACGCTCGACCATGCCTTCGAGCCAGGCGCCACGAATCACCCCCAGCGCCGTGCCGAAGCCGCCGGTGGCCAAGGCACCGGTGTTGCAGTGGGTCAGCAGGGCCTGCACGTT contains:
- the gyrA gene encoding DNA gyrase subunit A, with product MGELAKEILPVNIEDELKQSYLDYAMSVIVGRALPDARDGLKPVHRRVLFAMSELGNDWNKPYKKSARVVGDVIGKYHPHGDTAVYDTIVRMAQPFSLRYLLVDGQGNFGSVDGDNAAAMRYTEVRMTKLAHELLADLHKETVDWVPNYDGTELIPAVMPTRIPNLLVNGSSGIAVGMATNIPPHNLGEVIDGCLALIDNADITIDELMQFIPGPDFPTAAIINGRAGIVEAYRTGRGRIYMRARSTVEDIDKVGGRQQIVVTELPYQLNKARLIEKIAELVKEKKLEGITELRDESDKDGMRIVIELRRGEVPEVILNNLYAQTQMQAVFGINVVALIDGRPRILNLKDLLEAFVRHRREVVTRRTVFELRKARERGHILEGQAVALSNIDPVIALIKASPTPSEAREALINMPWESSAVVAMVERAGADSCRPETLDPQYGLRDGKYFLSPEQAQAILELRLHRLTGLEHEKLLAEYQEILNQIGELIRILSSAERLMEVIREELELIRAEYGDVRRTEILDARLDLTLGDMIPEEERVVTISHGGYAKTQPLAAYQAQRRGGKGKSATGVKDEDYIAHLLVANSHTTLLLFSSKGKVYWLKTYEIPEASRAARGRPLVNLLPLDDGEYITTMLPVEEYTEGHFIFMATANGTVKKTPLESFSRQRSVGLIALELDEGDVLISAAITDGEREVMLFSDGGKVTRFKESDVRAMGRTARGVRGMRLPEGQKLISMLIPEEGSQILTASARGYGKRTAISEFPEYKRGGQGVIAMVSNDRNGRLVGAVQVLDGEEIMLISDQGTLVRTRVGEVSSLGRNTQGVTLIKLASDETLVGLERVQEPSEVEGEELLEGEEGEQSVDAVEVDGDGDVAGEDELPQE
- a CDS encoding REP-associated tyrosine transposase; the encoded protein is MPLYTAKNLRQGRFSEHGRIHLVTTVIQHREAIFRDWQTARGLIEALKLEHDDGIAESNAWVIMPDHLHWLVQLRAGTLGDLLRRIKAHSSHSINRHLGRSGPLWQKGYHDRALRKEDDIKVAARYIIANPLRAGLVKHIGDYPLWDAKWL
- a CDS encoding LysE family translocator, whose translation is MPDAANLYLFVGAAILLLIVPGPNMAFVTSHALAHGRRAGFAAALGISFSDVLMTALVSAGIGAMVMSWAPAFELLRLAGAFYLIWIAWQALKTPAVPQNTQPQLASLWKIFAQATLNSLLNPKALLFFMVFLPQFVSATNGDVSLQLMFLGTLLAVIALIFHTVLGMCAGQLRGKLGSGGISTRLGTYGFAAVMAALAARLLFLDRPL
- the mtnA gene encoding S-methyl-5-thioribose-1-phosphate isomerase translates to MRDRLLAAEKVKAIDWRDGALYLLDQRALPFEETWLAYTDAAGVAQAIKQMVVRGAPAIGISAAYGLVLAARKRFAAGGDWKAALEADFSVLAGSRPTAVNLFWALNRLRERLDRLKPADDALAALEAEAIAIHESDREANLTMAQLGVDLIRKHQGNVQALLTHCNTGALATGGFGTALGVIRGAWLEGMVERVYADETRPWLQGSRLTAWELANEGIPVTVNADSAAAHLMKTKGITWVIVGADRITANGDVANKIGTYQLAVTAMHHGVRFMVVAPSSTIDMSLASGEEIPIEERDGSELLEIGGKRVGADVEAFNPVFDVTPADLIDAIVTEKGIVERPDTAKMALLMCRKRLH